GCGCGTACCCACGCAGCGAGTCCGGAAGCATCCGGTCATCGGTCGCAAGCCGAATACCGCGAAAGCCGACCGAGTCGAACAACTCACCCGTCGTATACGACTCACCTGCGACCAGTTGCGAGGAGAGTCGCGCCACATCGCGCTGCACGTAGGTGTTGAGGCTTTGATACTGCGACCGCCCCTGCGAATCCCAACCATACGAGCCGTTGTGTCGAAAGTGCCATGCGCCGAGATTCACGCCCCCGTTCAGGCCAAGGTAACCTTGGGTCTGAGTACCGGCTCCGCTGTTGTTGTATGCATAGATGTTTGCGTCATAGCCGGCAAACGCACCGTTTACACCAGCGTCCCATAATTCTTCGGGTACGTATCCGCGCGGATTTCGATCCAGTGACGCTTGCTGAATGGTAAGGGCGAGACGCTGTTCACCAAAATCGAAGGCGGCGGTTGCGCCTTCGACGATTCGGTCAATCGGCAAACATGCGTCTGGAACGCTCAGCGTTTCCTGAGTTGCTGGAGCGAGTTTCGCTAGACTGACGCCGATACGAGCCAGCAAAGATTTGTCGAAGCACGCGTGTGCGTCTACACCGTGCCATCCTTCCGGGACATCGAACCGAACATCAGCGCGACCGCTCCAGCTGTCATTGACATAAATATCGACGCTGTACGTACCGGGCAACACCGCGTTGCCTTTCTCAAAGCGAGTCAAATCGGTTGTCGCACTGCTACCCGACGGAAAGAATCGTTTGTCGAATTTCACCTGGGCGACCGCGAACGGTTCGCCGCCCGATTCGGTGATCGATGCAGTGGCATCATGGAAAGGCAGCGCCGACAACATGGCCGCGCAGAGCGGTCGGAGGCACAGTGCCTTACGCCGAATGTCGGATTGGATGATGTTCATATCGTGTTGCACAACTAATCGATTGTCACGCCCCCGGTGCGGGCGTGAAAGATCAACCGGAGCACGGCTGCGTCGTCCGGATTCTCGAGTGAATTGGAAATAATCGGCGGATTGGAGCCGTATCGAATCCGCAGCGCCTGACGGTCAGTCGATCCGTCGAAGATCAGCGATGAGTCTGCGTATCGAGTTGGGCCGTGCCCGGTAGCCCGGCACCATAGTCGTTGATCGACAAATAGTCGACTTCAGCGTCGACATCCGGCTTCTGCCCGAGTTTTTCGATGGGAAACGTTTCAGACGCCAGCGGTGCAATGTAACCAGATCCCGCACTATAGTTGCCAGTGGGTGTCTTCAACTTGACTTCACCGAGATTGACGAAGTACGGCGTAGGATTTTTTCCCTTCAACGCATAGCCGTGCCCGCTCGGGTCGCGAACGACGGACCATTTGACCTTTCCCGGCGCATCGAGCGGATCACCGGGCAGTCCTTTCGGGCGAAACATTACCTTGATCCGCGTACGAAATGCGAGTTGCAAGCGGTTTTCGCCAGCGGCATCATCGGTCGCCTCCGGCGGGACTTCAAGGACATTCAGCCAGAAGAGCGTTTCCCGATCGAGTGCGAGTGGCTCCTTTGTATAGATCAGTCGAATCGCCTGACCTTTCTTTGCGTCAAGGCGAAACATTGTCGGTGTCAGCATGAACGGCACGTCGATCTTGTCAGGTGATGCCCGAGGATCTCCTTTGTCGAGCCACGTCTGAATGAGTGCCGGCCGCGTTCCGGCGTTCTTCAATTTGACTGTGACTTCGCGTTCGCTGCCCGGGAAAATGACTCGAGTGTTGTCTATTACGACGCTAGCATGTGCACAAATTGTTGATGAGCCTACACATATCAGCATCGAGTATATGAGGTTTATCAATGATTTTTTCATCTTAATTTCTATAACCTCATCGGATAATTATATTTTCTGTGAAGGTTTTTCGAGTGAAAATCGACATGATGGGATTGCACGGAACGGCCGCCGAGTCTCTGGCGGCCGCTCGCTTGTACGCTTACTGGTACGTGATCGTGTAGTTCACGCGCGATTTCGCTGCACCAGCCGTGGCGCTACCGAGCGATTGGTACTGTGCATAGAACTGCAGATCCGCTTTGCCGGCACTGATGTTGACCTTGTCGACGTTCTGCGAGCCGATCGGGGACGATGCGTTGATCTTGTCGTAGTTGCTGTTGAGCAGAGCGATTTCGACGTTCGTCGCACCGCCTGCGTCCAGCTTCAGGTTGCCGGTCGTCGGGTTGACCGTCGCACCCGGTTCGAGGTATGCGCTGACGATTCCGGTTGTCGGTTGACATTCGGTCAGCGAAAGCTTGAAGGGCTGTCGGCCGGCCCACGAGCCAGCGTTAGTCAGGGTATTGGTGGAGACGGACGGCAGCGTCACAGTGAAGTCTTTGGTGCCGCCATTGATCTTGCAGGTTGCCGACGTCAACGAACCGGAAAACTCGATCAGGCCATCCGCCGCTTGGGCGATGGACGAAAACGAAGCAAGTGCCGCGACAGTTGCAAGCGTCGATACGAGTGCTTTATTCATATTTACCTATCTTTTAAAAGTTTGGGAGGTTGAGATTATCGAAATATCGCAAAAAAAATCGTTAACTAAAATTAAGCATCTCGATTTGATGGGTGACATTTCGAGGGGAATTTTCGCGCATCTTTAAAATTCAGCATATACGTCGTAGTATTAAATGCTGGTTAATTTGTATAGGACCGGTACGAAATCTATTGTGTGAAATTGTGAGATAAATAGATGGCAAAAACTGTTAAATGCCGGTTTTGGCTCTGTTTGAATTAGGGGGGGCGGATGCATCGGGATCACTCTCGTGCACGCATCCGTACGCCAGCAAGATCAACCGACCCGCACGCCGAATCGTTTCTGGCGGGTGCGCGATGCTGATCCGCGTGACGTCCATCGCGTGCACCGCATCGTTGACCAGCCGCTCGCGCTCGACCTCTAGGTGGCTGGTCGCCTCGTCGAGTACGAGAATCTCAGGCTTGCGAGAGGGCATGTAGAACGCGTGCACGAGCAGCACGCGCGGGCACTGACTGTCCGACGGCGACGAACCCATGTCGCCACTGATCGCTAATTAGCATGACGGCGATATCGTCGTGGACCTGCGCGAGTCGCGCAGCTTCCTCGATGTGTGTCTGGTCGGGCCGTGTGCCGTCGCGCCTTTAGTCGGCAATCCGGGCAGCATCGAAGATCGTTAGTGTGATGGTGGTCGACACGCTATGCCGGCGAACGGCGGCCGTGTACGGCGCGTTCGGTTGATCCCGCTTTGTGTAGTTTCCATCAACCAGTGCGCGCGGCTGAAATGCCGGTGTCGAATTTCCGCGCGGCGTCGATTCCGCGTCGAGCAGATCCGCGGCCGGCGACGGATGCGCGACGGAAACCGGTATGAACTCGACCTCCAGTTGAATCAAATGTTTCACATTCATTTTGTTTGCGTGTACGACGATCGAGAGGTGTGTTTGTATGTGGCCGCTACATGTACGTCGATCATGTGGAATATTGTGCGCGGGTTCGCATATCCGGGGCTCAATTGATTATCGCGTCAGATTGGCCTGGTAAATACCGGAATGGGTATTGGGCCGGTCGGCGGAAGTGTTGAATTTTCGATCGTTGAAAAAGACTATGATGCAGTGACGTTGCGGGAAAACTAGTGTATGAAATCTGAGCATCTATCGGAGCCGGCGTCGTGCTGCCATTCGCGCTGCACGACGAACTATGCATTCACTTGTTTGGATTTGGTGGCGACGAGATTGTTATTCGTACTTGTACGATGCATAAATATGTAGATTTGGTACGTGTCGCATTCATCGTGCCTCGTTGGTGCCATAGCATGTTCACCATCGTCTATGGTCAGCCGTGCAAGTACGCGTGCTGAAACTTCTATCGCCGGAGGCATGTCGTGCCCGAAATAAAAAATACCCTGTCTGTGAGATCGTTAAAAATATCATCGCTAGCGAGCGCAATCGCTCGGCGAACGTTGTCGCGTCGAAGCATCAAGGCGAAATCACGTACTGGAATCAATGCGAGGTACTTGCCAGGGATTTTGTTGATGGTCGGTGCATTTTTTCCATGGGAAGCGCACAGTACTGAGACGATAACGGCATTTGGTGGTGGCCGAATAGCTGCGCCTTCGAACACGCCATCCGGCACCATTCTGGCTCGTCACTACATTACGCCACAAGCGTTTTGTGGAAAAAGCGTTTGCGAAGTGACGTACGCTATCTTGAACCCGAAAGGGGGGCTTCTCACGAGCGGGGGACCGGATCTCGAGACAACGGTCGACGGTCTATCGACCCGACTATTGTTGGATGGCGTGCCACTGACTTCGACGACACGGATGTCCGTGCAGAACACGCTTGAAGTCCAGTTATTCAGGGACAGCAGAACTCCGAAGAATGGCGAGATAAGGCCGGGGCCTTTCAGGAGTTATTTTCAAATCACGTACAAAACCGGAATAATTTCATCGGATACTACGCTTATATCGTTTTCGGCTGATGTTAATTTCATCAACGGAACATGTTCAGTCCCGAATCAAACTGTCAATCTGCCGGATGTGTCTCGAACGAGCTTTCGGGGTATCGGCTCGACGGCCGGAGTCCGGCCTTTTTCGCTTCGGCTGACGAACTGTCCGGCGGGTTATAACCGGGTCGGGTATCAGGTGGTGCCACTGGACGGCAGCGTAGGCAACCGTCCCGGATGGTTGAAACTGCGGCCCGAATCGACTGCGAGCGGAATTGGAGTCAAGTTGACCGATGCGAAAACCGACCTGCCGCTGCCGTTCTATTTTTCGATCGCGACCCCTTACAACGGTAGCGCAGCGCCGTTGGTCGACATTCCGTTGAATGCTGCGTATGTGCAGACAGCGGAAACGGTCACAGGTGGAACGGTGCGGGCAGGTGCGCTTGTACTACTCGATTACCAGTAGCAAGCTCTCGTCCGTCGCGACATGGCGCGATGTTCATGGAGCGGGGCGTGTGGTTTCAACCGGCCCACCGTGGCCGTCTGTAACTTCGATGTGCGCATGCATCGCGAATGTTCCATGCGAACTCCGTTAGGCGTAGTGCCCCTCTGAATGCTCGGCGGGGCGCGCAATGCAGCACCATCCGAACCGGCCGGGCGCGTCATGCGATCCGATTGACGGGGAGCGTGACAGCCGCGCCCTCAGTTGCCGCCTTGTATCTTCAAAAGATGCGGGGACCGACAATCTACTCGGACACACTAGTCATTTCGCTTATCAGGGGCGGGGCGATCGGAGTAGTGTGCATCCATCCGAGATAGATTTTCTATATTCATTTCAAATTCCATTGGGTAACAAGATTGTCGATCGATTAATTTTCAATCATTAATCGATTTTGGCGATTTGCTTTCGTTCAGATTTGACGCGTCGACATGCGGTAGGTTGAGTCTGCGTACTTCATGTATCCCTGCGTCATTCTGTCGCGTCTGTCCCCGCGATTCAAATGATAGGACTCTATCGAAGAAATCGCCCGTCAGCGCAGTGCAGTCTTTGGAATTAGTACAAGTACGATGCGATGGCAGATAACATTCGTTCACGTCAAATATTCATGTTTTCGCCTGATCTGGATAATTGTTCTTGAAATGTGATTCGCAATGTTTGGATTGTGAATTCAATTTCCAAGAGCGGTTTATTCAGATTGCTTAACTATATTTGAGGTAATCACATGCAAAAGAAAATCAACGTCGCACGCATCGTTCAGGGTCTGGCAGCAGTGGGCATCATCGCGTCGATGTCTCCCGCGATGGCGGCTGACGGTGAAATCGCGTTCAACGGTAAGGTGCTGTCGACCACCTGTTCGATCGGTGCGGGCGGCGGTGCGACGGGCAGCAAAAACATGACCGTGAAACTGCCGAGCGTTTCCGCAAGCACGCTTACGACTGCCGGCAATGTGGCGGGCCGCACGCCGTTCTCGATCGTGCTGAGCGGGTGCACGGGTGACTCGACGAAGGTTTCGACCGTGTTCGAGCCCGGCGACACGATCGACGCTGCTAGCGGCCGCCTGAATCTCGTCTCGGCTGGCGCGGAAGACACGGTCGCGAAGAATGTCCAGATCAATCTGCTGAACGACAAGCAGGCGCCGATCGTGGCGGGTGCTGCGGGCGGGCAGCAGAACTCGCAGGCCGTGACGCTGACCGACGGCGGCGCAACGCTGAATTACTTCGCGGAATACTACGCCACCGGCAAGTCGGTCGCCGGTTCGGCAAACACGCGTGTGCAGTACTCGCTCGATTACCAGTAACCCGTTACTGGGCCGCTTGGCGCAATGCCGGGCGGCAATCCTCCAATCCTCACGTCGGCCGCCTCCACACGGAGTGATCGTCGGCGCCAAATTCCAACGGAAGACCTATGAACTGGAAGCTACCGAAGGCGACGGCCGCATTTGCATTATTGGCAACGTTATGGATGGGCAGTGCGCAAGCCAGCGTCGTCATCACCGGAACGCGCGTGATCTTTCCTGGCGAAAGCCGTGAGGTGACCGTGCGCCTGATGAACGATGGCACTGCGCCCGCGCTCGTTCAGGCATGGATCGACACCGGCAACGAGAAGGAAACGCCCGAGCAGATTTCGGTGCCGTTCGTGCTCACGCCGGCAATGTTCCGGCTCGATGCCGGAAAAGGACAATCGCTGCGCCTGATCCAGACGCAGGAATCGCTGCCTGCGGATCGAGAGTCGCTGTTCTGGCTCAACGTGCTTGAAATTCCGCCGAAAGCGAGTGCGGGGGATTCCGCGAACAAGGTTCAACTCGCGTTCCGTTCAAGAATCAAGGTGATGTATCGCCCGAGCGGTCTGGCCGGGCACCCGGAGGCGGCAGCGGATCAATTGAAGTGGACGCTTGCGCGCCAGTCGGGCGGCAACGGATATGCGTTGAAGGCCTCGAACCCGTCGCCGTACGTCGTGAATCTCGGCGAGCTCGATATCAACGTAGGCGGCCAAAAGCACGAACTGAAACCGAGCTTCGTGCGGCCGGGTGAGACGAAGGAGTTTCCGCTTCCGTCGGGTGCGGCCGAGCCTGCAAGCGCCGTTGTCGACTATAGCTACATCGACGATTGGGGCACCATCAAGCCGATCAAACAAGTCAAGGTCGGAGGCGGGGCACACGACTGATCGACCGCGTTGCCCGACGTAGTAATGGCTTGCGCGATGGGTCGATGCCGAAGGCCGGTAGCTCTTTCAGAGTCCATTCGGCAGCATTGATCGATATTGGGAGATTTTTTCTGCGGAGTAATTCGCCGATAAATTCGCATAACGAAATAAATAACAATCGACCATGAACCTACATCTCAAAACGAACGAAAGCGTGCTCCGCATGCCACGTCAGAATGTACTCTATTCGATGGTGCTGTCCGCGCTTGCCGGCTGGACGGTCCACGCGGATGGCGCATCCGTACATTCGGACGCGCATGCCGAATCGCAAGCGGTCGCTACGCAAGTGGCGAGCGTGGAGTTCGACAGTGGGTTCTTGTCCCGCGAGGCCCGCGGGCAGGTCGACGTGTCACGGTTTGAAAAAGGAAATACGACCACGCCAGGTACGTATGGCGTTGACGTCTATGTGAACGAAAACCTCGTCACGACGATGCAGGTCACATTCCGCGCGTCGGCGCAATCGGTTGACGCGCAGCCGTGCTTCGACGAAGCACAGCTGGAATCGATCGGTGTCGATATGGAGCGGCTCGCGCCAAACGTGCTGTCGAAGCTGCGCGACGAACGTGCATGCGTCGAAGTGGATGATGCAATTCCCGACGCACGTGCGGCGTTTGAATTTGGTGAACAGCGTCTGCGCCTCAGCATCCCGCAAACGGCGCTGCGTCGCAGCCCGCGCGGCTACGTGAGTCCCGAGCGATGGGACGACGGTGTGACGGCCGGCATGTTGAATTACAACGCGAACGTGTACAGCCGTCGCGGCAGCGGTGGCCCGACGCTTACGCAGGGTTATGTCGGTCTGACGGGCGGCGTCAACGTCGGCGCTTGGCGTTTTCGTCACGAGGGCTCGTATAGCTGGTCGACGGGCGGTGGCGCCCAGTATCAGGACATCGCAACCTATGCGCGCCGCGACCTCACCGCGCTCAAATCGCAGCTCACCGTCGGCGAATCGTATACGTCGGGCGAACTGTTCGATTCGACGCAATTCCGCGGCGTGCAGCTTGCGTCGGACGACCGGATGCTGCCGGACTCGGTGCGCGGTTTTGCGCCCGTCGTGCGGGGTGTGGCGAACAGCAACGCGAAGGTGAGAATCAGTCAGAACGGCTTGACGATCTATGAGACGACGGTCGCTCCGGGCGCGTTCGAAATCGACGACCTGTATCCGACCGGCTATGGTGGCGACCTGATCGTGCAAGTGACGGAAGCCGATGGCTCGGTCCATCAGTTCAGCGTGCCGTATGCGGCCGTGCCGATGTCGTTGCGGCCGGGTATTCACCGCTACAGTTTCGTTGCGGGTACGGTGCGTGACACGCAAAGCGACAGCAATCCGCTGTTCATGCAGGCGACGTGGCAGCAGGGCCTGACAAACATGGTGACGGCATACACTGGCGCGACTGTCGCGCAAGGGTACTTGTCCGGCATGATCGGCGTCGCGCTCAACACGCGATTCGGCGCGTTCGGCTTCGACGTCACGCAGGCGAGCACATCAGTGCCGGGTGTGAAACGCTTCAGTGGCACCAGCGCGCGTGTCAGTTACGCGAAGTCGATCACGCAGACGCAGACCGACGTCGCGCTGGCAGCATACCGCTACTCGACGAACGGCTTTTTCGGGCTGAACGACGCGATGCTCACGCGTGACCGCATCGCGAACGGCGGTCACGTCGATTCGGTTGCGCGGCAGCGCAGTCGTACGTCGGTGACGATCAACCAGGCGCTCGGCGAACGCGGGGGGCGACTCGGGCTCACGGCATCCGCGACGAATTACTGGAACCGCGGCGGCACCGACGTCACCTATTCGGCGACGTACTCGAACACGTTCAAGCGCATTACCTACGGTGTGTCGGTGCTGCGCCAGCAGAACAGCATGGGCCGCAGCGACACGCAGTACTACGTGAGCGCGACGATCCCGCTCGGCCGCAAGTCGCCGGTGACGGCCACGACGAGCTTCTCGCACAGCACGAGCGGCCAGAATCAGGCGCTCGCGACGGTCTCGGGTTCCGCAGGCCGTGACGACAACATGTCGTACAGCGTCACCGCGAACCGGGCGTCGGGCAATGGCAGCTCGAGCAACGACGGCAGCGGCAGCATCGTCTATCGCGGCGCGCTGGGCGAACTGTCGGCGACGGCCGGCGCAGGATCGGGCTACCAGCAAGGCTCCGTCGGCATCCGGGGCGGTGTGGTCGCGCATCGCGGCGGGATCACGCTGTCGCAGCCGCTGTCGGAAACCTTCGCGATCGTCAAGGCAGATGACGCGGCCGGCGCACGCGTGTTGAACTCGCCGGGCGCGCGCGTCGACGGGCGTGGCTATGCGATCGTGCCGTTCCTGACGCCGTATTCGCTCAATTCGGTCGAACTCGACCCGGAAGGGCTGTCGACGGACGTCGAGTTGAAGGCGACCACGCAGCAGATCGCACCGCGCGCGGGCGCCGTGCCGCTGATCGAATTCTCGACGGCGTCGGGCAAGTCGGCCGTGATCGACGCTCGGCTCAGCGACGGCAGCGCACTGCCGTTCGGTGCGGCCGTCGTCAATGCGCAGGGCACCGAAGTCGGCGTCGTCGGTCAGGGCAGCCGGATCTTCGCACGCGGACTCGATGACCAAGGCACGTTGACGGTGCGTTGGAGCGATGCGAGCGACCAGGTGTGTTCGCTCAAATACATGCTGCCGGTTGCAAAGCACGGCGCGGCCGCGCGTGGCGTGCGACAGCTTTATTCGACATGTGTCGCCGGCAAGTAATGCTTGAAGCGCAACACCTGATATTCGATGCGGGCGCGTGAAGATCGGACGAGGCACATGACAACGCGGGGAACGTTCGTCCGTATCGTTCGGCAGGCCACGTTGTCACGCGCCGTGGAGGCGCGTTCGCCGGCTCTCGTATGTCATGCCCGCAATCAGTGTCGATGCGCTAGCCCACTCGGTAGGTGAAGTTGTTCCTACGTTATTCACGATCCGCCACCTTCCATTCAGAGGATCAA
The sequence above is drawn from the Burkholderia stabilis genome and encodes:
- a CDS encoding molecular chaperone; its protein translation is MKKSLINLIYSMLICVGSSTICAHASVVIDNTRVIFPGSEREVTVKLKNAGTRPALIQTWLDKGDPRASPDKIDVPFMLTPTMFRLDAKKGQAIRLIYTKEPLALDRETLFWLNVLEVPPEATDDAAGENRLQLAFRTRIKVMFRPKGLPGDPLDAPGKVKWSVVRDPSGHGYALKGKNPTPYFVNLGEVKLKTPTGNYSAGSGYIAPLASETFPIEKLGQKPDVDAEVDYLSINDYGAGLPGTAQLDTQTHR
- a CDS encoding fimbrial protein; translation: MNKALVSTLATVAALASFSSIAQAADGLIEFSGSLTSATCKINGGTKDFTVTLPSVSTNTLTNAGSWAGRQPFKLSLTECQPTTGIVSAYLEPGATVNPTTGNLKLDAGGATNVEIALLNSNYDKINASSPIGSQNVDKVNISAGKADLQFYAQYQSLGSATAGAAKSRVNYTITYQ
- a CDS encoding fimbrial protein, producing the protein MVGAFFPWEAHSTETITAFGGGRIAAPSNTPSGTILARHYITPQAFCGKSVCEVTYAILNPKGGLLTSGGPDLETTVDGLSTRLLLDGVPLTSTTRMSVQNTLEVQLFRDSRTPKNGEIRPGPFRSYFQITYKTGIISSDTTLISFSADVNFINGTCSVPNQTVNLPDVSRTSFRGIGSTAGVRPFSLRLTNCPAGYNRVGYQVVPLDGSVGNRPGWLKLRPESTASGIGVKLTDAKTDLPLPFYFSIATPYNGSAAPLVDIPLNAAYVQTAETVTGGTVRAGALVLLDYQ
- a CDS encoding fimbrial protein; the protein is MQKKINVARIVQGLAAVGIIASMSPAMAADGEIAFNGKVLSTTCSIGAGGGATGSKNMTVKLPSVSASTLTTAGNVAGRTPFSIVLSGCTGDSTKVSTVFEPGDTIDAASGRLNLVSAGAEDTVAKNVQINLLNDKQAPIVAGAAGGQQNSQAVTLTDGGATLNYFAEYYATGKSVAGSANTRVQYSLDYQ
- a CDS encoding molecular chaperone; the protein is MNWKLPKATAAFALLATLWMGSAQASVVITGTRVIFPGESREVTVRLMNDGTAPALVQAWIDTGNEKETPEQISVPFVLTPAMFRLDAGKGQSLRLIQTQESLPADRESLFWLNVLEIPPKASAGDSANKVQLAFRSRIKVMYRPSGLAGHPEAAADQLKWTLARQSGGNGYALKASNPSPYVVNLGELDINVGGQKHELKPSFVRPGETKEFPLPSGAAEPASAVVDYSYIDDWGTIKPIKQVKVGGGAHD
- a CDS encoding fimbria/pilus outer membrane usher protein; protein product: MPRQNVLYSMVLSALAGWTVHADGASVHSDAHAESQAVATQVASVEFDSGFLSREARGQVDVSRFEKGNTTTPGTYGVDVYVNENLVTTMQVTFRASAQSVDAQPCFDEAQLESIGVDMERLAPNVLSKLRDERACVEVDDAIPDARAAFEFGEQRLRLSIPQTALRRSPRGYVSPERWDDGVTAGMLNYNANVYSRRGSGGPTLTQGYVGLTGGVNVGAWRFRHEGSYSWSTGGGAQYQDIATYARRDLTALKSQLTVGESYTSGELFDSTQFRGVQLASDDRMLPDSVRGFAPVVRGVANSNAKVRISQNGLTIYETTVAPGAFEIDDLYPTGYGGDLIVQVTEADGSVHQFSVPYAAVPMSLRPGIHRYSFVAGTVRDTQSDSNPLFMQATWQQGLTNMVTAYTGATVAQGYLSGMIGVALNTRFGAFGFDVTQASTSVPGVKRFSGTSARVSYAKSITQTQTDVALAAYRYSTNGFFGLNDAMLTRDRIANGGHVDSVARQRSRTSVTINQALGERGGRLGLTASATNYWNRGGTDVTYSATYSNTFKRITYGVSVLRQQNSMGRSDTQYYVSATIPLGRKSPVTATTSFSHSTSGQNQALATVSGSAGRDDNMSYSVTANRASGNGSSSNDGSGSIVYRGALGELSATAGAGSGYQQGSVGIRGGVVAHRGGITLSQPLSETFAIVKADDAAGARVLNSPGARVDGRGYAIVPFLTPYSLNSVELDPEGLSTDVELKATTQQIAPRAGAVPLIEFSTASGKSAVIDARLSDGSALPFGAAVVNAQGTEVGVVGQGSRIFARGLDDQGTLTVRWSDASDQVCSLKYMLPVAKHGAAARGVRQLYSTCVAGK